The Pieris rapae chromosome 11, ilPieRapa1.1, whole genome shotgun sequence nucleotide sequence taaaccttttttttaaataattttcattaaactaaataagacCTTGCAAgggataaaattatttaataatattaaaataggagTAACACATAACTCATATCTTACAAAATCCAGGCTTAGTAGTACCCGCCAGATTTGCGACGTACTAGAAGACTACAGCTTGCGTCTGAAACAAACACTATCGCGATGCCAGGCTGATCAAAAGTCTCTTTGCGAGGCTTATCAGTCTTCAGGGCAGCGCGTCCAGGACCTTAAGACATCTTATGAGAAGGTTCAAGAGAGGGACCGTCAAACTATAGCCAGACTTCAGGAGATGGgtatgaaactttttttttgccGCTAATCAACCCTAAGAATGCCGGAATTAagggcaataaactctccgacacgctttttaatcgccaagtttttttttgttttacacaacatttgtaaggagctgcaatcattacaccatgttcaatatgacatcttaagtaaaaaatctaatacttaatataaattaaaaacaaagatttgtctcagGTTGTCAAAGATCCCCTATTAGCCGGAGACATGGTGAAATAgtagcacgcacttacattctcttGGAAACAACACGcaactacatagtataaacaactaatatcaccgcatacacgaattcaagtacgaccagtcaccacaagtagcatccGTTCGCGAGCATTACGCATGGCCAGCCGTCGGCGCCCTTGCCAtgttttagggagagagacatccgacgcatggacgccgccaaaAGCGCTGACATTTAAGCGAGCATGACAATCcttgaaatatataagaaaataataataatatgtactaaTCCCGATATAATTTGATATCACATGTTCGGTTTGTTTCTAATTTACATACAGCGGTGATTAAACGAGGGAGGAGGGATCACCCCACATCTCTTCAGAACACTCTCCATAGCTACTTTGtagaatatgttttaaataaaccttGATAAAATGAGTCCTTGGGGCATCAGTCTCTCACTGACCACAACTATAAAACGCACAAAACGTTATATAAACAAGGAAATACAGTTACATCCGCATTCTTCacattaatttatctaaacaataactaaaaatatgagtaataattctgtaattttaaatctcaAGTAAAACTTCGCGAAGAACATCAAGCGGGCCTGATGGATCTGTTCAACACGTCGAAGCAACAGCTCGATGGCGAATTATGCAAAACTCGCGAAGAGCTTACAGCCTCGCAGGTCGCTAAGGCAGAGCTACAAATGTCTCTCAACGAGCAAATAAACAAGCTCGCATTTGCCAATTCACAGTTAGAAAAGGTAAGGAATGCCTATAAATTTATGCGAGACTATTTTCAGAgggatattgtgtatattctGTACTAATTAATAGTTGAATAAAGCACTAATTTTTGGaaccgaaaaaataattttattttctatcatcTCGTTCTTTCTGAAATCGATGTGCTCTTTTTGGCAAAAGTCATTGTGGCACTTTCTGCCATCTGCTGTTTTCTTAATCTCTATTCTATTCCTTCAAAACTGTCTTGATCTTTTGCGATAATTGCACCTTAGTCTTAGGCACAAGATTAGTATTTTCTTGCTCCATTTTTCTGTTAGTATTTGTTTCtttctatttgtatttttattgtagcaTCTTAGTTGTTCTTAATGACAACtctttatattatctattctTTTCTGCCTTATCATACATCGTTCCATCGATCTTTGACACAACTGTAGCTTTGTATTCTGCGCTTAAGTGGGCGCCCAAGTTCGAGATCCATATGATAGtataggtatattaatattgaagaGCTTCCTTTTCATTAGCAGGCGTTTCCATATTTTTCATGACTTCTCCAAGCGCCCATAAGCTCTTCCCTGCTTTTGCTATTCTTGTGTCTATCTTTTAATGTTGCATCGGTCTGAGATATTGTCTGACCGACGTATTAAgtattcaaatacatattcTATAATACTGTTGTTTTTCTACAAGccttaactattttttaccAACTTgtatattaactaataaatggctttatataataattacatacgaAATAATCTTTCACTACTTGAAACAATTCACGTGAAGGGACAGCGGAAGAAAGTGAGGTCGcagaatttaataaagaaaatacctCTAGAAATCTACgcaaatatgtattgtttttacaatgtttatttttcaagttATGTGTCTTTAAATGCTTTAAATTGAAGAtcctattttttaaagtagattttttaataggattttgttttaattatcagtCTTTgctatttgtatacatatatctttattttaaccTTTCGATTAGAGTTAATGTATTCCAAACAATAGCTTAAATCACTTTTCAAGTATGATACCTACAAGTTTCAAAGTGGGATGGTTTCTAATCAGGACGATAGGTGAATTAATATACCTACATGTCATGCTGTCCGCTTCGTGGAAAATGgttggttttattaatttgcagAGCGAAGAGGATATAACTACTCTCAAACGAGAGATGACGAAGATGGTGAAGGAATTTAATAGTGAAATCGAAGGAGCTAGGAGTACCGTGGACTTGTATgagaaaaagtaatttaaatttagttattttgtcGGCATTAGAATTTACAATTTGACTATAGATTGCCTTTTTTCTGCTACTAATCTAGTTGTATATCCGATTTCGGGTTCAATTCCCGGGTAAacgtaatatttcatttatttttcattacgaaaaattcaataaatctgGTCATTGCAttgtactaaatattatatatttattaaactatttagcTTAAAAAAAGCAAACGAAGAAATAATGAACCTGAAGACAGCTCTTCATAATCAAGAAGATTTCTGCAAATGCATTTCCGAAGAAAAGAATTTGCTCGATGAAAAAGTAGCAGTCTTAGAAGAATATAAAATGAGCACTTCTGATGTAATCGAAAATCTTAAAAAGGATTTAGAGGTGAGTGAGCACTTTAACAATCATGCATAATTCTATATACCTACAGCAAGTTGTTCTATtgatctattttaaattattattataaaggttAAAGCTTACATAGCATTAGCGCAGACGCATATCAGTCTGCTCCATTAGAAGGAAAAAGGAAGGTTCattgtaacattaaaattaaaataattctcacCGCAAATCCAAATAGTAGtcatttaataacatatttaatgaaaGGAATCCTGCGCATCTCACGACATCTCCAAACACGAAATAGAAAATCTTAATAAGAAGACAGAGAAGATGAAGGATGAACTAGAAGAAATGGAGGAGGTGGGTAGACTTCggcatatatttatatatttcatcagCTTGCTGAAAGACTTCAACGAAAAAAGACgctttcttttgcgaactagcgaacttaTTGCTTTGGTAGTTAAAACTAGTGTTTGCATTTGTATTTGtctgtttcattatttcgtttttgttccaagtaattatatttatttcagattgtGAACCAGTTTAAAGAAGAAGTGAAAGGTTTGAATGATCAAATACAAGGACTGGAAGATGATAAGAGCAGTTTGAATGAAGCGTTGGGGAAAAAGGCAGATGAAAACGACTACCTATCCTCTCGTGTTCAAGAATTGATTGCCGAAGTGTCCACATTACAGCTTAACGTTGAGGACACTCGCAAGGATTACGACAATGACAGGtgggtttaatttattttacaaccaattttcatatattgttAGTAAGTACCTAAAAtttctggtaattttattttatagtgtgcttatcttatcttagttttaatttacaatttctattttttgtaaaagttaTCCTTACCTACtctaattgttataaatttagatggaaaattttgtaaaataatcagtagatttactactatgtaagaTGTCGTAagcttcataaataaataagtctgAGTCAATATTCTATTGACTTAACCTAACCTGTTTTGTGCATACGTggttaatttgttaatatcttgcctaaatatacaaaaacattttgaagTAGATAGTAGTTTTTATGACGAATGTccggttttgttttttatatctgGGTAAGAAAACGTCTGTTGACaacatacatttcaatatttgttttatcttgACCTTGGaactttgaaatatataaatattcgtaACAGGAAATCCACGGACCTAATAATCAAAGAGCTTAACGAAACAATAACATGTCAAAAGGAAGAGTTGGAAAAGAAAGCGTCCACTGCGGCTAAATTAATGACGGAACTTCAAAACAGCAATGACGCGATAAATAAGATCCGAAGCGCCTTGCAGAAGAGTAGGAAGGAGATGGATGATGAAAAAGAGCACTTTAAAGAAACTCAAGTGAACATGGGCGTCAGGATTGAACATCTCGAGGgaaaacttaaagtaaatcaattttttcatttctagTGCAACTCTCTTATTCGTTTTGAAGAGTCACGTTCCTTAATAAAGgcaatttatcttaattttctGTTGCGATGTTATCTCGTCAACAGCATTGAATGCGTTTAAAACTCTTGTCTGACGACATAAttgcttaataatatttctggGGATTGCATTCCCTATTCAGCCTAATAAGCATTTACCGGAAAGTCGCCAAAAaaccttataatttttcaggAAAGTGAGAAGGATTCGGCAATGAAAATGAACCTCATCCAGGAATTGAACCAGGAAAAGGTAAACAGATGACAGCCTGGAAAttatctacatatttattaaaccgaTGAATGCATTTACTAAttgttaatttcaaataaataggAGCGCCTCTTGAGTAAGATGAGTGAAATGGAGGAGACGATGGCCAATGCTCGGGACCAACTGTCTGCTTCGAACAGGCCTCGCCCCTTCCTACAGGCCGAATCTGATAACGCGGTCACGATGCCGATTCTTCAAGAGGtaacaaaaatcttatattgtttttgcCCTCACTTTATCGAAATCCATGCCAGTTTCGCTGTGACTTCTGCCGGTGAAGACAAATGccgattatttttaatttaaaatatgtttcctGGTTCGAAATGttgtcttaataaataaatacattttaactcTGTTGAAAAGCTTAATTTAACGCAgtagacttttttatttacaaaaaaattacaaggttGAAAAAGTTACTGCATCCTTGATACGATACTTGAATCATCTCACCGGCGATCGTAATGGTCCTTCGAACCGGAATGACGTTTGTTTACTCCAATAGAGTCGTGAAAAATCTCCAGTGCTCATGCCTAGAGCCGTGCTACCACCTCCCGAAAGGACACAAAAGAGAAACGATCACAGCGTGTTCTCCAATTTCAGTGATAGCAGTGCTGACGATAATAGTATAGATGTAAGTTCATTAACCGATTTAATCATGTTTTTCTGTTACTGTTAAATTCTTCTGAGTATTAAAGTGCACCTTTATAACtcagaagaaaaataaaatatcgtttatTGATAATCATTACATGAAAACGTCTCGAAAACATTTATGGAATATTGCATGCTTTATTATATGCATTATTTTGAAGAATACAAAGtcgttaat carries:
- the LOC111003941 gene encoding synaptonemal complex protein 1 isoform X2 — translated: MDINNIAKLKNRQNINEDNKHVQDKLAKLSSDAIKLKVAQDAINWDLRQKLQQVEGNHERLQQNMVDLQMQYETVSGQYQEELRKRPEILNKLSSTRQICDVLEDYSLRLKQTLSRCQADQKSLCEAYQSSGQRVQDLKTSYEKVQERDRQTIARLQEMVKLREEHQAGLMDLFNTSKQQLDGELCKTREELTASQVAKAELQMSLNEQINKLAFANSQLEKSEEDITTLKREMTKMVKEFNSEIEGARSTVDLYEKNLKKANEEIMNLKTALHNQEDFCKCISEEKNLLDEKVAVLEEYKMSTSDVIENLKKDLEIVNQFKEEVKGLNDQIQGLEDDKSSLNEALGKKADENDYLSSRVQELIAEVSTLQLNVEDTRKDYDNDRKSTDLIIKELNETITCQKEELEKKASTAAKLMTELQNSNDAINKIRSALQKSRKEMDDEKEHFKETQVNMGVRIEHLEGKLKESEKDSAMKMNLIQELNQEKERLLSKMSEMEETMANARDQLSASNRPRPFLQAESDNAVTMPILQESREKSPVLMPRAVLPPPERTQKRNDHSVFSNFSDSSADDNSIDPDLVNRCFEALSRGERLPPQPLSALKRRRTGPTSTARDSEIRRCPPAQQSSNRKFFKSQRRR
- the LOC111003941 gene encoding synaptonemal complex protein 1 isoform X1; this translates as MDINNIAKLKNRQNINEDNKHVQDKLAKLSSDAIKLKVAQDAINWDLRQKLQQVEGNHERLQQNMVDLQMQYETVSGQYQEELRKRPEILNKLSSTRQICDVLEDYSLRLKQTLSRCQADQKSLCEAYQSSGQRVQDLKTSYEKVQERDRQTIARLQEMVKLREEHQAGLMDLFNTSKQQLDGELCKTREELTASQVAKAELQMSLNEQINKLAFANSQLEKSEEDITTLKREMTKMVKEFNSEIEGARSTVDLYEKNLKKANEEIMNLKTALHNQEDFCKCISEEKNLLDEKVAVLEEYKMSTSDVIENLKKDLEESCASHDISKHEIENLNKKTEKMKDELEEMEEIVNQFKEEVKGLNDQIQGLEDDKSSLNEALGKKADENDYLSSRVQELIAEVSTLQLNVEDTRKDYDNDRKSTDLIIKELNETITCQKEELEKKASTAAKLMTELQNSNDAINKIRSALQKSRKEMDDEKEHFKETQVNMGVRIEHLEGKLKESEKDSAMKMNLIQELNQEKERLLSKMSEMEETMANARDQLSASNRPRPFLQAESDNAVTMPILQESREKSPVLMPRAVLPPPERTQKRNDHSVFSNFSDSSADDNSIDPDLVNRCFEALSRGERLPPQPLSALKRRRTGPTSTARDSEIRRCPPAQQSSNRKFFKSQRRR